A window of Gadus chalcogrammus isolate NIFS_2021 chromosome 16, NIFS_Gcha_1.0, whole genome shotgun sequence contains these coding sequences:
- the LOC130406273 gene encoding uncharacterized protein LOC130406273, whose amino-acid sequence MSDAESTSKHDIRKYIVYETCLMELFEVCPVCKRVCTVKNKVLGTFISVKQLCEYCEYSRIWQRQPLLDSTPAGNLQLSAAVYISGASFFKLQRAMHLQIFLYDTFRRHARMFIEPAMVHKWNHSQNVMLQQLSEERKVILGGDMRADSPGHCAKFGSYTMMDLNTKTIVDLQLVQSNEVGGSSHMEKEGLKRSLALLDARGVTIDSIVTDRHPQIQKFLRDNNITKFYDVWHMEKELQSNYIKLAKPRTARK is encoded by the exons ATGTC agatgcTGAATCCACATCCAAACACGATATAAGGAAGTACATAGTGTACGAGACCTGTCTCATGGAGCTGTTCGAGGTGTGTCCTGTGTGCAAGCGTGTTtgcactgtgaaaaacaaagtGCTTGGGACATTCATATCAGTGAAACAGCTGTGTGAGTATTGCGAGTATTCCCGAATTTGGCAAAGACAGCCTCTTCTGGATAGCACACCAGCTGGGAACTTGCAGCTTTCTGCAGCAGTGTACATCAGTGGAGCCTCTTTCTTCAAACTTCAAAGG GCGATGCATCTGCAGATTTTTCTGTATGATACCTTTCGTCGGCATGCCCGAATGTTTATAGAGCCAGCTATGGTCCATAAATGGAACCATTCCCAAAATGTGATGCTGCAGCAGCTCAGCGAAGAAAGAAAAGTAATACTTGGTGGCGACATGAGGGCTGATTCTCCAG GGCACTGTGCAAAATTTGGGAGCTACACCATGATGGACCTCAACACCAAAACTATTGTCGATCTCCAGTTGGTTCAG AGCAATGAGGTTGGAGGAAGCTCCCATATGGAGAAGGAAGGCCTGAAGAGGAGCCTGGCATTGTTGGATGCACGTGGTGTAACCATCGATAGCATCGTCACTGACCGTCATCCACAAATCCAGAAATTTCTGAGGGACAACAACATCACTAAATTTTATGACGTCTGGCACATGGAGAAG GAATTACAAAGCAACTACATAAAATTAGCAAAACCAAGGACTGCCAGAAAGTAA
- the LOC130405384 gene encoding uncharacterized protein LOC130405384: MRCLVVRDPPGGMPSRVPGILGMNVIRKCYQDLFGQHGVALFSQVCISEAPKPVVQALQQCHHASGLTPSDTPGAVKVRGKRSWQIPGGVMRMVAATCSEQYSGSTVLFEPLDGGLPAGLLASPSLVCVIRGTAYIPVINVGCNDVMLYPRTVVGTLDFVNVVSLPAGVTEVPSNVATVSSQTASPSVQQQVDDVDVSPLSVGEQGQVRSLLGHYASVFSTSDTDLGCTILISHDIPLIDDTPVAQRYRRIPPSEYEVVKEHINQLLSSQVIRESSSPYASPIVLVRKKGGKLRMCVDYQQLNRKTRRDAFPLPRIEESLDALSGACWFSTLDLTSGYHQVPVTETDRPKTAFCTPFGLFVWNRMPFGLCNAPSTFQRLMQRILVTSSVSLYCYILMILLCSPPLLNSIWSDSKWCWSGFNAMGLKPSSASARSFAKRCTTWAM; this comes from the coding sequence ATGCGGTGTTTGGTGGTTAGGGACCCGCCTGGTGGCATGCCTTCTCGAGTGCCTGGTATCCTGGGGATGAACGTGATTCGTAAGTGCTACCAGGACCTTTTTGGCCAACATGGTGTAGCGTTGTTCTCCCAGGTCTGTATCTCTGAAGCCCCCAAGCCAGTTGTGCAGGCACTGCAACAGTGTCATCATGCAAGTGGCCTAACTCCCTCAGACACTCCAGGGGCGGTGAAGGTCAGGGGTAAGAGGAGCTGGCAGATTCCGGGTGGGGTTATGAGAATGGTGGCCGCCACATGTTCTGAGCAGTACTCAGGTTCTACGGTACTTTTTGAGCCTTTGGATGGTGGTTTGCCTGCGGGGTTGCTGGCTTCCCCTTCTTTAGTTTGTGTTATAAGGGGTACAGCCTATATACCTGTAATTAATGTTGGCTGCAACGATGTTATGTTGTACCCCCGCACTGTTGTTGGCACACTGGACTTCGTGAACGTGGTCAGCCTTCCTGCAGGAGTCACCGAGGTGCCATCAAATGTGGCCACTGTGTCTTCCCAGACAGCTTCACCCAGTGTGCAGCAACAGGTGGACGATGTGGATGTGTCGCCATTGTCGGTTGGTGaacagggtcaggtgaggtcacTACTTGGACATTACGCTTCAGTATTCTCCACCAGTGACACCGATCTGGGTTGTACTATCCTCATCTCCCACGACATTCCTTTGATTGATGATACTCCAGTGGCGCAGCGTTATAGGCGCATTCCACCCTCAGAGTATGAGGTGGTGAAGGAACACATCAATCAACTGCTCTCATCTCAAGTAATTCGGGAGAGTAGCAGCCCCTACGCGTCCCCGATTGTGTTGGTACGGAAAAAGGGTGGCAAACTACGCATGTGCGTTGATTACCAGCAGCTTAATCGTAAGACCCGCAGAGACGCCTTCCCTCTGCCACGCATAGAAGAGTCTTTGGACGCATTGTCCGGTGCTTGCTGGTTTTCAACCCTGGACTTGACCAGTGGCTATCACCAGGTGCCAGTCACTGAGACCGACCGGCCAAAGACCGCGTTTTGTACACCTTTCGGTTTATTTGTGTGGAACAGAATGCCTTTTGGGCTCTGTAATGCGCCCAGCACTTTCCAAAGGTTGATGCAACGCATCTTGGTGACCAGCAGTGTCAGTCTTTATTGTTATATCTTGATGATATTGTTGTGTTCTCCTCCACTATTGAACAGCATCTGGAGCGACTCAAAGTGGTGCTGGAGCGGCTTCAATGCGATGGGCTTAAAGCcaagctcagcaagtgctcgttCTTTCGCAAAGAGGTGCACTACTTGGGCCATGTGA